The stretch of DNA ATATTTTATAATAACTAAAAAGATTAAACTAAATTTAAAAATGAAAAAATACTTTAAATTACTTTTTGGAATTTTTTTATTGGCATTATTGCCAACCTGTTTTGTTAGCGCTGATTTGTTGTCAGACAGATTAGCAGGCAGGATACTTTTGCAAGTTGAAGAAAATGGCGAAGCATGGTATGTTAATCCGAATGACAATAAAAGATATTTTTTAGGCAGGCCTTCTGACGCTTTTAAGGTAATGAAAATTTTTGGATTAGGAGCGACGCATGAATTTATTGTTAGCCAAACAATTTACCCCGAACATGTTTTAGGAAAAATATTATTGGATGTTGAGAAAAACGGCGAAGCGTATTATATTTATCCAGAAGACAAAAAAGCGTATTATTTAGGACGCCCTTTAGACGCGTTTAATATAATGCGAAATTTAGGGCTTGGAATAACTGACAATAATTTAGCAAAAATATCTTTTGCAAAAATAAGCAGTCCGAGCTCGTTAGAAAAAATTGAAAAAGATATTCATAATTTAGTGAATATAAAAAGAATATCTAATGGGCTGAATGTATTGCTTTGGAATAATGAAGTGGCGACTGTTGCCAGAGAGCACAGTAAAAATTTAGCAGATGAAAATATTAATATAACTAGCAATGCAGCAATTTGCAATTATCCAATGATTCATCACGAAGGATATAATTTTGGGCTATATCAAAATGACAGATTGGAAAACAGAAAAATATATTATTTTGGCGCTAGTGGAGAAAATATTGCGTTAATTTCAGAAATCAAAACAATAAAATATTACGGAGGAGATGGCTATGGCTGTAATTCTGATACTATTGAGCAAAATTTTAAAGCAAGGCTTAATATAGCTGAGAATGAACAGGAAAAAATTAATCTTATAAAAAATGAAATACAGATAAGGACAAATCTGATGAACCAACAGCCAAAAATAGAAATTCAAGAAAAAATATTTTTTAGTGAAGACGAAGCCGAAAGCAGGGCAGTTGACGGGTGGATGAGCAGTCCTGGACATAGGGCAAATATTTTAAATCAAAATTTTAATGAAGCAGGAATAGGCATAGCAAAAGTGAACAGTTATTTTATTATAACCCAAGTCTTTATTAAAAAAGTTAATTGCGGAT from Patescibacteria group bacterium encodes:
- a CDS encoding CAP domain-containing protein, producing the protein MKKYFKLLFGIFLLALLPTCFVSADLLSDRLAGRILLQVEENGEAWYVNPNDNKRYFLGRPSDAFKVMKIFGLGATHEFIVSQTIYPEHVLGKILLDVEKNGEAYYIYPEDKKAYYLGRPLDAFNIMRNLGLGITDNNLAKISFAKISSPSSLEKIEKDIHNLVNIKRISNGLNVLLWNNEVATVAREHSKNLADENINITSNAAICNYPMIHHEGYNFGLYQNDRLENRKIYYFGASGENIALISEIKTIKYYGGDGYGCNSDTIEQNFKARLNIAENEQEKINLIKNEIQIRTNLMNQQPKIEIQEKIFFSEDEAESRAVDGWMSSPGHRANILNQNFNEAGIGIAKVNSYFIITQVFIKKVNCGYKNGPCCEKSGYYSYCYESLNCVSNICKE